In Actinoplanes sp. NBC_00393, a single genomic region encodes these proteins:
- the secD gene encoding protein translocase subunit SecD, which yields MHPGRQLAVLGLVFVVLYLAVFFAGGAKGSFTDRLEPKLGLDLVGGTQATYIASQQGGVPTQEAMKTAQEIIESRVNALGVSEAEVVIQGNNTIVVSLAGEAEDQLKDLSQAANMRFRLLTGVTGDVAATAVNPPAPTPSASGAAPSASAPAAAPSASGAAPAATAKPSASTGGQGGGAPAPSGEPSPAASAPAAAPSEPAAAPAPLSADNKKLLADVEKKIGAKAWTAAEKLTAPVDLSTDTKAGLPFKEFSTLSGAEVNVLPAKMQYNVPTISCDQLNQRPNGAIDDPNAEVVACYSGAKVLLDKAEVIGDDIADATPQLDQTTGQWVVSLDFKSAGQSKWTELTRKAFNATSADPCYTAATQIGASQHCAVAVVLDKEVISAPEIQGVLSGQSQITGDFNAATAKELADKLKFGAIPVNFEAGPMETVSATLGIQQLEAGLLAAAIGLALVAIYSFFYYRLLGTVIFLSLGLSALLTFGALVFLGRTMGFTLTLAGIAGFIVSLGVAADSFVIYFERLKDEIHEGRTPRSAVPRAWQRARRTIISANMITILCAVVLYVVSIGAVQGFAFAMGLSVVLDLLVVFLFRHPIMTMFANTKAFMSPRVSGLGRVLRTQSEEPTSSRVKEA from the coding sequence ATGCATCCTGGACGGCAACTCGCCGTGCTCGGTCTGGTCTTCGTCGTCCTGTATCTTGCCGTCTTCTTCGCCGGCGGGGCCAAGGGCAGCTTCACCGACCGTCTGGAGCCGAAGCTGGGCCTCGACCTGGTCGGTGGCACGCAGGCCACGTACATCGCCTCCCAGCAGGGCGGGGTGCCGACCCAGGAGGCGATGAAGACCGCGCAGGAGATCATCGAGAGCCGGGTCAACGCTCTCGGTGTGTCCGAGGCCGAGGTCGTGATCCAGGGCAACAACACCATCGTCGTCTCGCTCGCCGGTGAGGCCGAGGACCAGCTCAAGGACCTGTCGCAGGCCGCGAACATGCGGTTCCGGCTGCTCACCGGCGTGACCGGGGACGTCGCCGCGACCGCGGTGAACCCGCCGGCTCCGACGCCGAGCGCCAGCGGCGCGGCTCCGTCCGCGTCCGCGCCGGCGGCGGCCCCGTCGGCCAGCGGCGCGGCCCCCGCGGCCACCGCGAAGCCGTCCGCCTCCACCGGCGGCCAGGGTGGTGGCGCCCCGGCGCCGAGCGGCGAGCCGTCGCCCGCCGCGTCCGCGCCGGCCGCTGCCCCGTCGGAGCCCGCTGCGGCTCCGGCTCCGCTGAGCGCGGACAACAAGAAGCTGCTCGCCGACGTCGAGAAGAAGATCGGCGCGAAGGCCTGGACCGCGGCCGAGAAGCTGACCGCCCCGGTGGACCTGTCCACCGACACGAAGGCCGGGCTGCCGTTCAAGGAGTTCTCCACGCTCAGCGGCGCCGAGGTCAACGTGCTGCCGGCGAAGATGCAGTACAACGTTCCGACGATCAGCTGTGACCAGCTCAACCAGCGGCCCAACGGCGCGATCGACGACCCGAACGCCGAGGTCGTGGCGTGCTACTCGGGCGCCAAGGTGCTGTTGGACAAGGCCGAGGTGATCGGTGACGACATCGCCGACGCGACCCCGCAGCTGGACCAGACCACCGGCCAGTGGGTCGTCTCGCTGGACTTCAAGAGCGCCGGCCAGAGCAAGTGGACCGAGCTCACCCGCAAGGCGTTCAACGCGACCAGCGCCGACCCCTGCTACACGGCGGCGACCCAGATCGGCGCGAGCCAGCACTGCGCCGTCGCGGTGGTCCTGGACAAGGAGGTCATCTCCGCGCCGGAGATCCAGGGCGTGCTGAGCGGCCAGTCGCAGATCACCGGTGACTTCAACGCGGCCACCGCCAAGGAGCTCGCCGACAAGCTGAAGTTCGGCGCGATCCCGGTCAACTTCGAGGCCGGCCCGATGGAGACGGTCTCCGCCACCCTCGGTATCCAGCAGCTCGAGGCGGGTCTGCTCGCCGCCGCGATCGGTCTCGCGCTGGTGGCGATCTACTCGTTCTTCTACTACCGCCTGCTCGGCACGGTGATCTTCCTGAGCCTGGGGCTCTCCGCGCTGCTCACCTTCGGCGCGCTGGTGTTCCTCGGCCGGACGATGGGCTTCACTCTGACCCTGGCCGGTATCGCCGGTTTCATCGTGTCGCTCGGTGTCGCCGCCGACTCGTTCGTCATCTACTTCGAGAGGTTGAAGGACGAGATCCACGAGGGCCGGACGCCACGCTCCGCGGTGCCACGAGCCTGGCAGCGGGCCCGGCGGACGATCATCTCGGCCAACATGATCACCATTCTCTGTGCGGTGGTGCTGTACGTCGTCTCGATCGGCGCGGTGCAGGGCTTCGCGTTCGCGATGGGCCTCTCGGTGGTGCTCGACCTGCTGGTGGTCTTCCTCTTCCGTCACCCGATCATGACGATGTTCGCCAACACCAAGGCGTTCATGTCGCCGCGGGTCAGCGGCCTGGGCCGTGTCCTGCGCACCCAGTCCGAGGAGCCCACCTCCTCGCGCGTGAAGGAGGCCTGA
- the secF gene encoding protein translocase subunit SecF, whose amino-acid sequence MARPGLATRLYQGEANLNIVGRRKLWFTIAAALIAVSIGSFIIRGFELGIEFAGGTSFTVPVATAEGDLTQEEAEQAVERAVTSVDPEAEVHAAQQVGTGDSASYKVRASALTAAEAEEAKAALVQDLGVSADDVSDNQVSSAWGDAVTEKAILGLVIFLVLVVAYLIVRFEWRMAVAALASLMFDLLMTAGVYSLVGFEVTPSTVIGFLTILGYSLYDVVVVFDKVQENTRGITAGSTRTYAEATNLAVNQTLMRSLNTGLVALLPVGGLLFIGAGFLGAGTLKDLGLVLFVGMGFGVISSIVFAAPVLSALKDQEPKIKAHNARVLARRAQRSGDVAPRAERTRPANATESDEVGVLAGSSTPRPGARPTAKRNTSNRGGGAGNRPSGKRR is encoded by the coding sequence ATGGCCCGTCCCGGTCTTGCCACCCGCCTGTACCAGGGCGAGGCGAACCTCAACATCGTCGGTCGCCGCAAGCTCTGGTTCACCATCGCGGCCGCGCTGATCGCGGTCTCGATCGGCAGCTTCATCATCCGTGGCTTCGAGCTCGGCATCGAGTTCGCCGGTGGCACCTCGTTCACCGTGCCGGTCGCCACCGCTGAGGGGGACCTGACCCAGGAGGAGGCCGAGCAGGCCGTCGAGCGGGCCGTCACCTCGGTGGACCCGGAGGCCGAGGTCCACGCGGCGCAGCAGGTCGGCACCGGCGACAGCGCCAGCTACAAGGTGCGCGCCTCGGCGCTCACCGCGGCGGAGGCCGAGGAGGCCAAGGCCGCGCTGGTCCAGGATCTCGGGGTCAGCGCCGACGACGTGAGTGACAACCAGGTCTCGTCGGCCTGGGGTGACGCGGTCACCGAGAAGGCCATCCTCGGTCTGGTGATCTTCCTGGTGCTGGTGGTCGCCTACCTGATCGTCCGGTTCGAGTGGCGGATGGCGGTGGCGGCGCTCGCCTCGCTGATGTTCGACCTGTTGATGACGGCCGGTGTGTATTCGCTGGTCGGTTTCGAGGTCACCCCGTCCACGGTGATCGGCTTCCTGACGATCCTGGGTTACTCGCTGTACGACGTGGTCGTCGTCTTCGACAAGGTCCAGGAGAACACCCGCGGCATCACGGCGGGCAGTACCCGTACCTATGCCGAGGCGACCAACCTGGCGGTCAACCAGACCCTGATGCGGTCGCTGAACACCGGTCTGGTGGCGCTGCTGCCGGTCGGTGGTCTGCTCTTCATCGGCGCCGGCTTCCTCGGGGCGGGCACGCTGAAGGACCTCGGCCTGGTGCTCTTCGTCGGCATGGGCTTCGGCGTGATCTCCTCGATCGTGTTCGCCGCGCCGGTGCTGAGCGCGCTGAAGGACCAGGAGCCGAAGATCAAGGCGCACAACGCCCGGGTGCTGGCCCGGCGGGCGCAGCGCTCCGGCGACGTGGCCCCGCGTGCCGAGCGCACCCGCCCGGCCAACGCGACCGAGTCCGACGAGGTCGGGGTCCTGGCCGGCAGCAGCACGCCGCGCCCGGGCGCCCGGCCGACGGCCAAGCGCAACACCTCGAACCGGGGTGGCGGGGCCGGCAACCGGCCCAGCGGCAAGCGGCGCTGA
- a CDS encoding adenine phosphoribosyltransferase, producing the protein MTTENNTVTGDSGPELAALVASGTVDVPDFPKPGILFKDLMPLFGDGPTFRKVVDGIVAHHGADSFDVVAGVEARGFVVAAAIAYATGVGVVPVRKAGKLPRPAFSASYDLEYGQATLEVHEGAFVAGQRVLVVDDVLATGGTAAATLDLVEKAGGTVSGFTVLMELGFLNARDRLRPRSVHALLTV; encoded by the coding sequence GTGACTACCGAGAACAACACGGTGACCGGGGACAGCGGACCGGAACTGGCCGCCCTGGTCGCGAGCGGCACGGTCGATGTGCCGGATTTCCCGAAGCCGGGGATCCTCTTCAAGGACCTGATGCCGCTCTTCGGTGACGGCCCGACCTTCCGGAAGGTCGTCGACGGGATCGTCGCGCACCACGGGGCGGACTCGTTCGACGTGGTGGCCGGCGTGGAGGCCCGCGGGTTCGTGGTGGCCGCCGCGATCGCGTACGCCACCGGGGTCGGGGTGGTCCCGGTGCGCAAGGCCGGCAAGCTGCCGCGTCCCGCCTTCTCCGCCTCGTACGACCTCGAGTACGGCCAGGCCACCCTGGAGGTGCACGAGGGCGCGTTCGTAGCCGGGCAGCGGGTCCTGGTGGTCGACGACGTGCTCGCCACCGGCGGCACCGCGGCGGCGACGCTGGACCTGGTCGAGAAGGCCGGCGGTACGGTTTCCGGGTTCACGGTCCTGATGGAGCTGGGCTTCCTGAACGCCCGGGACCGGCTGCGACCTCGCAGTGTGCACGCGCTGCTGACCGTTTGA